Proteins from one Geomonas agri genomic window:
- the cybH gene encoding Ni/Fe-hydrogenase, b-type cytochrome subunit, which yields MSGVCKVKQYVWELPLRWFHWINVLAIVILSGTGFLIGHPVSLGASASDYAMGWIRLVHFVAAYAFTVSVASRVVWAFIGNEHASWRAFFPMYTAAGREKLRHMIRYYTLQTHEVPEIVGHNPLATTAYFVLFLIYLGMILTGFAMYATHAPGGIMFKSLGFMYSHFSLQGMRLAHHLGIWLIAGFVINHIYSAWLMDIKEHGGEISSMFSGYKFTVKKGE from the coding sequence ATGTCGGGTGTTTGCAAGGTCAAGCAATACGTCTGGGAACTGCCGCTGCGCTGGTTCCACTGGATCAACGTGCTCGCCATCGTCATCCTGTCGGGCACCGGTTTCCTGATTGGGCATCCGGTCTCCCTCGGAGCCAGTGCCAGCGACTACGCCATGGGGTGGATCCGCCTGGTCCATTTCGTGGCGGCCTACGCCTTCACCGTGAGCGTCGCCTCGCGCGTGGTCTGGGCCTTCATCGGCAACGAGCACGCCAGCTGGCGCGCCTTCTTCCCCATGTACACCGCCGCGGGGAGGGAAAAGCTGCGGCACATGATACGCTACTACACGCTGCAGACGCACGAGGTACCGGAGATCGTCGGGCACAACCCGCTGGCCACCACCGCATACTTCGTGCTGTTCCTGATCTACCTGGGCATGATCCTCACCGGCTTCGCCATGTACGCCACCCACGCGCCGGGCGGCATCATGTTCAAGTCGCTTGGCTTTATGTACTCTCACTTCAGCCTGCAGGGGATGAGGCTGGCCCACCACCTGGGCATTTGGCTCATCGCCGGTTTCGTCATCAACCACATCTACAGCGCCTGGCTCATGGACATCAAGGAGCACGGCGGGGAGATTTCGAGCATGTTCAGCGGATACAAGTTCACGGTGAAAAAAGGGGAATAA
- a CDS encoding nickel-dependent hydrogenase large subunit, producing the protein MSKIVVDPITRIEGHLRVEAEVSGGKISNAWVSGTMFRGIETILKGRDPRDAWYWTQRFCGVCTTVHSIASIRAVEDALKIPVPPNAQLIRNIIIAIQNTQDHVIHFYHLHALDWVDITSGLKADPVKTAQLAASISDWPNNSPTYFKAVQDKVKAFVGSGRLGPFANAYWGHPAYKLPPEANLMATAHYLEALEWQKDIIKIHAILGSKNPHPQTFLVGGMSIPIDPDSQNALNADKLIEIKRLLHKAQEFVEKVYIPDLLAVASFYKDWAGIGAGVGNYMCYPEFPDANGKPWLPGGAILNRDISKVVPLDQKKITEHVEHSWYQDAGSEGKGLHPWEGSSEPNYTGPKPPYQYLDTDKKYSWVKAPRYEEKPMEVGPLSRVLVAYVSGHKETKAAVDLVLKKLGVGPEALFSTLGRTGARGIDCLVIAQQAPKWLDELIGNIAKGDLRIHSNELWDPATWPAEAHGYGWHEAPRGGLGHWIKIKDQKILNYQAVVPSTWNASPRDAKGQAGPYEAALLGTPVADPEKPLEILRTIHSFDPCLACAVHVLDATGREMVRVKAS; encoded by the coding sequence ATGAGCAAGATCGTTGTCGACCCGATCACCAGGATCGAAGGGCACCTACGCGTCGAGGCGGAAGTCTCCGGCGGCAAGATCAGCAACGCCTGGGTTTCCGGCACCATGTTCCGCGGCATAGAGACCATCCTCAAGGGGCGCGACCCGCGCGACGCCTGGTACTGGACCCAGCGCTTCTGCGGTGTCTGTACCACGGTGCACTCGATCGCCTCCATCCGCGCCGTCGAGGACGCACTGAAGATCCCGGTGCCGCCCAACGCGCAGCTGATCCGCAACATCATCATCGCCATCCAGAACACCCAGGACCACGTGATCCACTTCTACCACCTGCACGCTCTGGACTGGGTGGACATCACCTCGGGCCTCAAGGCCGACCCGGTCAAGACCGCGCAGCTGGCCGCCTCCATCTCGGACTGGCCCAACAACTCGCCCACCTACTTCAAGGCGGTGCAGGACAAGGTGAAGGCCTTTGTCGGTTCCGGGCGACTGGGCCCCTTCGCCAACGCCTACTGGGGGCACCCCGCCTATAAGCTCCCGCCCGAGGCGAACCTGATGGCCACCGCCCATTACCTGGAGGCGCTGGAGTGGCAAAAGGACATCATCAAGATCCACGCGATATTGGGGAGCAAGAACCCGCACCCGCAGACCTTCCTGGTGGGAGGGATGTCGATCCCCATTGATCCCGACTCGCAGAACGCGTTGAACGCCGACAAGCTGATCGAGATTAAGCGCCTGTTGCACAAGGCCCAGGAATTCGTGGAGAAGGTCTACATCCCGGACCTCTTGGCGGTGGCCTCCTTCTACAAGGATTGGGCGGGCATCGGCGCCGGGGTCGGCAACTACATGTGCTACCCCGAGTTCCCCGACGCTAACGGGAAACCGTGGCTCCCGGGCGGTGCCATACTGAACCGCGACATCTCCAAGGTGGTGCCGCTCGACCAGAAGAAGATCACCGAGCACGTGGAGCATTCCTGGTACCAGGATGCCGGCAGCGAGGGAAAGGGGCTGCACCCGTGGGAAGGCTCCAGCGAGCCCAACTACACCGGGCCCAAGCCCCCCTACCAGTACCTCGACACCGACAAGAAGTACTCCTGGGTCAAGGCGCCGCGCTACGAGGAGAAACCGATGGAGGTGGGGCCGCTCTCCCGCGTCCTGGTCGCCTACGTCTCCGGGCACAAGGAGACCAAGGCGGCGGTGGACCTGGTGCTCAAGAAGCTCGGGGTCGGGCCGGAGGCACTCTTTTCCACCCTGGGGAGGACCGGCGCCCGCGGCATCGACTGCCTGGTGATAGCGCAGCAGGCCCCCAAGTGGCTGGACGAGCTGATCGGCAACATCGCCAAGGGTGACCTGAGGATTCACTCCAACGAGCTCTGGGATCCCGCCACCTGGCCAGCCGAAGCCCACGGCTACGGCTGGCACGAGGCGCCCCGCGGGGGACTGGGGCACTGGATCAAGATCAAGGACCAGAAGATCCTCAACTACCAGGCGGTGGTCCCTTCGACCTGGAACGCCTCACCGCGCGACGCCAAGGGGCAGGCCGGCCCCTACGAGGCGGCCCTTCTCGGAACGCCGGTCGCGGACCCTGAAAAGCCGCTGGAGATCCTGCGCACCATCCACTCCTTCGACCCCTGCCTGGCGTGCGCCGTGCACGTCCTCGACGCCACCGGCAGGGAAATGGTCAGGGTGAAGGCATCCTAG
- a CDS encoding hydrogenase small subunit: protein MSKTRTEARDDTELSISQILKERGVSRRDFLKFCSTVTAALALPPSFAPSVAQALDEVKRPPLVWLEFQGCTGDSEALLRSANPTVAEIILDILSVDYHETIMAAAGHQAEAALDKTITDYKGKYFAVIEGSIPMKDGGVFGCVGGKSNLERARQVCGGAAATIAIGNCASYGGIPAAAPNPTGAVGVKEAVPGATVINLPGCPCNADNLTATIVHYLVFNKIPALDGHGRPLFAYGKRIHDNCERRPHFDAGQYVEHWGDDGHRKGYCLYKMGCKGPATFHNCPTQRYNEKTAWPIGSGHPCVGCAEPQFWDVMSPMYKRLPNVPGFGIEHTADAIGLGLAAGAAGAFVVHGALSAMRKDKEPGEDTKED, encoded by the coding sequence ATGAGCAAGACGAGAACGGAAGCACGGGATGACACGGAACTTTCCATCAGCCAGATACTGAAGGAGCGCGGCGTCTCCCGACGCGACTTCCTCAAGTTCTGCTCAACGGTCACGGCGGCCCTGGCGCTGCCACCTTCCTTCGCCCCGTCCGTGGCCCAGGCGCTCGACGAGGTGAAACGTCCCCCTCTGGTCTGGCTCGAATTCCAAGGCTGTACCGGCGACAGCGAGGCGCTGCTGCGCTCGGCCAACCCCACCGTCGCGGAGATCATCCTCGACATCCTCTCGGTCGACTACCACGAGACCATCATGGCGGCCGCCGGGCACCAGGCCGAGGCCGCGCTCGACAAAACCATCACCGACTACAAGGGGAAGTACTTCGCGGTCATCGAGGGGTCCATCCCGATGAAGGACGGCGGGGTCTTCGGCTGCGTCGGGGGCAAGTCGAACCTGGAGCGCGCACGACAGGTCTGCGGCGGTGCGGCGGCCACCATCGCCATCGGCAACTGTGCCTCCTACGGTGGCATCCCCGCGGCCGCCCCCAACCCGACCGGCGCGGTGGGGGTCAAGGAGGCGGTCCCCGGCGCAACGGTGATCAACCTCCCCGGCTGCCCTTGCAACGCCGACAACCTGACCGCCACCATTGTGCACTACCTGGTCTTCAACAAGATCCCGGCTCTCGACGGCCACGGCCGGCCGCTCTTTGCCTACGGCAAGCGCATCCATGACAACTGCGAGCGGCGCCCGCACTTCGACGCCGGCCAGTACGTGGAACACTGGGGCGACGACGGCCACCGCAAGGGGTACTGCCTCTACAAGATGGGGTGCAAGGGCCCCGCCACCTTCCACAACTGCCCCACCCAGCGCTACAACGAGAAGACCGCCTGGCCCATCGGCTCGGGTCACCCCTGCGTCGGCTGCGCCGAACCCCAGTTCTGGGACGTCATGTCCCCCATGTACAAGCGGCTCCCCAACGTGCCGGGCTTCGGCATCGAGCATACCGCCGACGCCATCGGCCTCGGGCTGGCCGCGGGCGCCGCTGGCGCCTTCGTGGTGCACGGCGCGCTTTCCGCCATGAGAAAGGACAAGGAACCGGGCGAGGACACCAAGGAGGACTAA
- a CDS encoding response regulator: protein MIRLVIADDHPLILNGLTGLFNFEEDFEVLASCSNGSDALAEIRRQRPDVAVLDIRMPGLNGIEVARRATEEQLGARLVLLTAALEDEDMLDAVMLGIQGVVLKEMAPQFLVQCIRKVHAGEQWLERRSAKQALEKLLKREAGGREVANLLTQREVELVRMVADGLRNKEIADKLCISEGTVKVHLHNIYQKINVDGRVALLRYAQEKGLV from the coding sequence ATGATACGATTGGTCATCGCCGACGACCATCCGCTGATCCTCAACGGACTGACTGGCCTGTTCAACTTCGAGGAGGATTTCGAGGTGCTCGCCAGTTGCAGCAACGGCTCCGATGCGCTGGCAGAGATCCGCCGGCAGCGCCCCGACGTCGCGGTACTCGATATCCGCATGCCCGGACTGAACGGCATCGAGGTGGCGCGCCGGGCTACCGAGGAACAGCTCGGCGCACGGCTGGTCCTGCTCACCGCGGCCCTGGAGGACGAGGACATGCTGGACGCTGTCATGCTCGGTATCCAGGGGGTGGTCTTGAAGGAGATGGCACCGCAGTTCCTGGTGCAGTGCATCCGCAAAGTGCACGCCGGCGAGCAGTGGCTGGAGCGCCGCTCCGCCAAGCAGGCCCTGGAAAAGCTCCTGAAACGCGAGGCAGGGGGGCGCGAAGTGGCCAACCTCCTTACCCAGCGCGAGGTCGAACTGGTACGGATGGTGGCCGACGGGCTGCGTAACAAGGAGATTGCCGACAAGCTCTGCATCAGCGAGGGGACGGTGAAGGTGCACTTGCACAACATCTACCAGAAGATCAACGTCGACGGCAGGGTGGCGCTGTTGCGCTACGCCCAGGAGAAAGGGCTCGTATAG
- a CDS encoding sensor histidine kinase, with protein MMQPRYHSKTRTEHLIATGRVILSTFFLFAVWLDPSEPTRYAATTYGILSGYLGYSLVIGVLTWRQAFGWTKLHLFTHSIDLLVFACLMFLTTGPNSPFFVYFIFILVCATFRWQWRGTLWTAVAAMCITLLLAWYPSNLLLNQNFELNRFIIRIAYLAVVAGLLGYFGAYEESMREILAMLSQWPRETLPQEPGADGQGMLGHAAAILRAPRVVLLWEEEEEPWLHLLCWTAEGCHYEWKEPDVFGEIVADGLEQASFFTRDAGSSHIPVVCNTVAGLQQRYGAPLNAELVRRFDICSACVSPLDGEKISGYLLALDRGQLTPDDLVLGGIVAHEIAARLDHALLLKQLQQGAAADERLRLAHDLHDGLLQSLAGAGLQLVAASRLIESDPAGSRDSIMQVQQLLAAEQRDLRMQINDMKPLFSRRKTEEFGLAKRLEELAGRIKRQWEVACSVTCHSPTPRLQRSMAREIYFVVHEALINAVRHAEATTLRAEICFDAQWARITVIDDGRGFGFQGCYDQDQLSDLKRGPVTLRERIDALNGRLVIDSSERGARLDITLPLIEQGG; from the coding sequence ATGATGCAACCGAGATATCACTCGAAAACCCGGACGGAACACCTGATTGCCACCGGGCGCGTCATCCTGTCGACTTTCTTCCTGTTCGCCGTCTGGCTCGACCCGTCCGAGCCCACCCGCTACGCGGCCACCACCTACGGCATCCTCTCCGGCTACCTCGGCTACTCCCTCGTCATCGGCGTCCTCACCTGGCGCCAGGCCTTTGGCTGGACCAAGCTGCACCTGTTCACCCACAGCATCGACCTCCTGGTTTTTGCCTGCCTCATGTTTCTCACCACCGGCCCCAACAGCCCGTTCTTCGTCTATTTCATCTTCATCCTGGTTTGTGCCACCTTCCGCTGGCAGTGGCGCGGCACCCTCTGGACCGCCGTCGCGGCCATGTGCATCACGTTGCTGCTGGCCTGGTATCCTTCCAACCTGCTCCTGAACCAGAATTTCGAGCTGAACCGCTTCATCATCCGCATCGCCTACCTCGCGGTAGTTGCCGGGCTGCTGGGCTACTTTGGCGCCTACGAGGAGTCGATGCGCGAGATCCTCGCCATGCTGTCCCAGTGGCCCCGGGAAACACTTCCCCAGGAGCCTGGGGCGGACGGCCAGGGGATGCTGGGGCATGCGGCGGCGATACTGAGAGCGCCGCGGGTGGTGCTTTTGTGGGAGGAGGAAGAGGAGCCTTGGCTGCACCTGCTCTGCTGGACCGCGGAAGGGTGCCATTACGAGTGGAAGGAGCCCGACGTGTTCGGCGAGATCGTGGCGGACGGGCTGGAACAGGCCAGTTTCTTCACCCGGGATGCCGGCTCCAGCCACATACCCGTAGTCTGCAACACCGTCGCAGGGCTGCAACAGCGTTACGGTGCCCCGCTCAACGCGGAGTTGGTGCGGCGTTTTGACATCTGCTCCGCCTGCGTCTCTCCTCTGGACGGCGAGAAGATCTCCGGCTACCTGCTTGCCCTGGACCGCGGCCAGTTGACCCCCGACGACCTGGTGTTGGGAGGCATCGTGGCGCACGAGATCGCGGCCCGGCTTGACCACGCCCTGCTCTTGAAGCAGTTGCAGCAGGGGGCGGCGGCGGATGAGCGCCTGCGGCTTGCCCACGACCTGCACGACGGCCTACTCCAGTCGCTGGCGGGGGCGGGGCTGCAACTGGTGGCGGCGAGCCGCCTCATCGAGAGCGACCCTGCCGGCTCCCGCGACAGCATCATGCAGGTGCAGCAACTGCTTGCCGCGGAGCAGCGGGACCTGCGGATGCAGATCAACGATATGAAGCCGCTGTTCTCACGACGCAAAACCGAGGAGTTCGGCCTTGCCAAGCGGCTGGAGGAACTGGCCGGACGGATCAAGCGGCAGTGGGAGGTCGCCTGCTCCGTCACCTGTCACTCGCCTACGCCCCGGCTCCAGCGCAGCATGGCGCGCGAGATCTACTTCGTGGTGCACGAGGCGCTCATCAACGCGGTGCGCCACGCGGAGGCGACTACCCTGCGCGCTGAGATATGCTTCGACGCGCAGTGGGCGCGCATCACCGTGATCGACGACGGACGTGGCTTCGGCTTCCAGGGGTGCTACGACCAGGACCAGCTCAGCGACCTGAAGCGTGGCCCGGTAACGCTCAGGGAGCGCATCGACGCGCTGAACGGGAGACTGGTGATCGACTCCAGCGAGCGCGGCGCCCGCCTCGACATCACCCTGCCCCTCATCGAACAAGGAGGTTGA
- a CDS encoding ABC transporter permease has translation MLGRLRQMLIKEFLHVIRDKRARALLFGPPIIQTLVFGYAATLEIKHVPMAIVDYDNSQASRDLVARFQASRYFEVRRIADRREIADLIDRAQVTMALQVNSGFARDLARGQTAHLQVIVDASNSNTALVGLGYVNQVAQGFARDFRITALQRQAPAMAASLPEIVVERRPWYNPDLTSQWFFVPGVIGNLVLVIVVTLTAFAVVREREIGTLEQIMVTPIRRTEFILGKTIPFFLIGLLDTALISLAGTLWFHVPLTGSFLVLAAGTVCFILCMLGVGLFISTVSATQQQAMVTSFFFIMPAVIFSGFGSPISSMPVLLQRLTYLNPLRYQEVVLRSVYLKGVGLDVLWPQMVAMALIAAIMLTVSVLRFRKSLE, from the coding sequence ATGCTGGGCCGCCTGCGCCAGATGCTGATCAAGGAGTTCCTGCACGTCATCCGCGACAAGAGGGCGAGGGCCCTGCTGTTCGGACCGCCCATCATCCAGACGCTGGTCTTCGGCTACGCCGCCACGCTGGAGATCAAACACGTGCCGATGGCCATCGTGGACTACGACAACAGCCAGGCCAGCCGCGACCTCGTCGCCCGCTTCCAGGCGAGCCGCTACTTCGAGGTGCGTCGCATCGCCGACCGGCGCGAGATCGCTGATCTGATCGACCGCGCCCAGGTGACCATGGCGCTGCAGGTCAATTCCGGCTTCGCTCGCGACCTCGCCAGGGGGCAGACCGCCCACCTGCAGGTCATCGTCGACGCCAGCAACTCCAACACGGCCCTGGTCGGCCTGGGCTACGTGAACCAGGTGGCACAGGGTTTCGCCCGCGACTTCCGCATAACCGCGCTACAGCGGCAGGCCCCTGCCATGGCGGCCTCGCTCCCCGAGATCGTGGTCGAGCGCCGTCCCTGGTACAACCCCGACCTGACCAGCCAGTGGTTCTTCGTACCGGGCGTGATCGGCAACCTGGTCCTCGTCATCGTGGTGACGCTGACCGCCTTCGCCGTGGTGCGCGAGCGCGAGATCGGCACCCTGGAGCAGATCATGGTGACGCCGATACGGCGCACCGAGTTCATCCTGGGCAAGACCATCCCTTTCTTCCTGATCGGGCTTTTGGACACTGCCCTGATCAGCCTGGCCGGGACGCTCTGGTTCCACGTGCCGCTCACCGGGAGCTTCCTGGTGCTCGCCGCAGGGACGGTCTGCTTTATCCTGTGCATGCTCGGCGTCGGCCTCTTTATCTCCACCGTCTCGGCGACCCAGCAGCAGGCCATGGTGACCAGCTTCTTCTTCATCATGCCCGCCGTCATCTTTTCCGGCTTCGGCTCACCCATCTCCAGCATGCCGGTATTGCTGCAGCGGCTCACCTACCTGAACCCGCTCCGCTACCAGGAGGTGGTGCTGAGAAGCGTCTACCTGAAAGGGGTCGGTCTTGACGTGCTCTGGCCCCAGATGGTGGCCATGGCGCTCATCGCCGCGATCATGCTCACCGTGAGCGTGCTCCGCTTCCGCAAATCCCTGGAGTAA
- a CDS encoding ABC transporter permease: protein MNWNRLCAMARKEMIQIRRDARSIGIVIAMPIVMMFAFGYGVSFDMKHIPVYVYDQEKSQQSQDFLKRFQASAYFDVVRTVPSYPELVRAIDAGKCQIGIVVPPDFSKKLRSGQKVSVQAIFDGTDSNSASVGMSYTEAVAQAHSQQLQLEWLRSRGQGEARLPLSVDARTWFNENLESMVTIVPGVVAMVMAVVGTFLTSLTVAREWERGTMEQLISTPVTPLEIMLGKLAPYVVIGLADTSLCAVMGVWWFGVPFRGHIWVFLLSTLLFLIVVLSLGYFFSVVAKTQLAASQVSLIATFLPAFLLSGFMYPIDQMPAVVRGITHVVPARYYMAILRNVFLKGSPALTMWQDFVGLAIFATVLGLAATRVFRKKLT from the coding sequence ATGAACTGGAACCGGCTCTGCGCCATGGCGCGCAAGGAAATGATCCAGATCCGGCGCGACGCCCGCAGCATAGGCATCGTCATCGCCATGCCCATCGTGATGATGTTCGCCTTCGGCTACGGCGTGAGCTTCGACATGAAGCACATCCCGGTCTACGTCTACGATCAAGAGAAGAGCCAGCAGAGCCAGGACTTCCTGAAGCGCTTCCAGGCCTCGGCCTACTTCGACGTCGTCAGGACGGTGCCGAGCTACCCGGAACTGGTGCGGGCCATCGACGCCGGGAAGTGCCAGATCGGCATCGTGGTCCCCCCCGATTTCTCCAAAAAGCTCCGCTCCGGGCAGAAGGTGAGCGTGCAGGCTATCTTCGACGGCACCGACAGCAACAGCGCCAGCGTAGGCATGAGCTACACCGAGGCGGTGGCGCAGGCGCACTCGCAGCAGCTCCAGCTGGAATGGCTGCGGAGTCGCGGCCAGGGGGAGGCCCGGCTTCCGCTGAGTGTCGACGCCCGGACCTGGTTCAATGAGAACCTGGAAAGCATGGTAACCATCGTCCCCGGCGTCGTGGCCATGGTCATGGCCGTGGTGGGGACTTTCCTAACCTCGCTCACCGTGGCGCGGGAGTGGGAGCGCGGCACCATGGAACAGCTCATCTCGACGCCGGTGACGCCGCTGGAGATCATGCTGGGTAAGCTCGCCCCCTACGTGGTGATCGGACTCGCCGACACGAGCCTCTGCGCTGTGATGGGGGTGTGGTGGTTCGGCGTCCCGTTCCGGGGGCACATCTGGGTCTTTCTGCTGAGCACGCTCCTGTTCCTGATCGTGGTGCTGTCGCTGGGGTACTTCTTTTCGGTAGTGGCCAAGACGCAACTCGCCGCCAGCCAGGTCTCGCTGATCGCCACCTTCCTCCCGGCCTTTCTGCTCTCCGGCTTTATGTACCCGATCGACCAGATGCCGGCCGTGGTGCGGGGCATCACCCATGTGGTGCCCGCCCGCTACTACATGGCCATCCTGCGCAACGTTTTCCTGAAGGGATCGCCGGCCCTGACCATGTGGCAGGATTTCGTGGGACTTGCCATCTTCGCCACCGTGCTCGGGCTGGCGGCGACGCGGGTCTTCCGCAAGAAACTCACCTGA
- a CDS encoding ABC transporter ATP-binding protein, with protein sequence MNGAAPAVVVRDLVKRFGDFVAVDNISLEARPGEIFGFLGPNGAGKSTTIRMLCGLLLPTSGQALVAGLDVAREPERVRQNIGYMSQKFSLYNDLKVIENLRFFAGMYSVRAADLKERIDWAIDMAGLAGREQLLTGTLAAGWKQRLALGCAVLHRPPIVFLDEPTSGVDPISRRLFWELIHRMADDGVTVFVTTHYMDEAEYCNRLVLIDRGNIVASGSPLELKEKSMAGDLLLVECDQVGKALEELQGAPGVTDAAIFGNALHLVVGSAERAIPEVKEFLAARGIGATRIERIRPSLEDVFVSLTSLNRDEGDERDKGDKTKATVRGDQEKGQP encoded by the coding sequence ATGAACGGCGCAGCCCCGGCAGTCGTGGTGCGGGACCTGGTGAAGCGCTTCGGCGATTTCGTCGCGGTGGATAACATTTCCCTGGAGGCACGCCCTGGCGAGATCTTCGGGTTCCTGGGCCCCAACGGCGCCGGCAAGTCAACCACCATCAGGATGCTGTGCGGCCTGTTGCTGCCGACCTCGGGCCAGGCGCTGGTGGCCGGCCTGGACGTCGCGCGCGAACCGGAGCGGGTGCGGCAGAACATCGGCTACATGTCGCAAAAATTCTCCCTCTACAACGACCTGAAAGTGATCGAGAACCTGCGCTTTTTCGCCGGGATGTACAGCGTTCGCGCAGCCGACCTCAAGGAGCGTATCGACTGGGCCATCGACATGGCCGGGCTTGCCGGCCGGGAGCAACTGCTCACCGGCACGCTCGCCGCCGGGTGGAAGCAGCGCCTGGCCCTTGGCTGCGCCGTGCTGCACCGCCCCCCCATCGTCTTCCTCGATGAACCCACCTCGGGGGTCGATCCCATCTCCCGGCGGCTGTTCTGGGAGCTGATCCACCGTATGGCCGACGACGGCGTGACGGTCTTCGTGACCACCCACTACATGGACGAGGCGGAATACTGCAACCGCTTGGTGCTCATCGACCGTGGCAACATCGTCGCATCCGGCTCACCGCTGGAGCTCAAGGAAAAGAGCATGGCTGGGGATCTCCTGCTGGTCGAGTGCGACCAGGTGGGCAAGGCGCTGGAGGAACTGCAGGGGGCGCCGGGCGTCACCGACGCCGCCATCTTCGGCAACGCGCTGCACCTGGTGGTCGGCTCCGCCGAGCGCGCGATCCCCGAGGTGAAAGAGTTTCTCGCCGCGCGCGGCATCGGGGCCACCCGCATCGAACGCATCCGTCCCTCGTTGGAGGACGTCTTCGTGTCGCTCACCAGCCTGAACAGGGATGAAGGGGATGAAAGGGATAAAGGCGATAAAACCAAGGCGACCGTAAGGGGCGACCAGGAGAAGGGGCAACCATGA
- a CDS encoding ABC transporter ATP-binding protein — protein sequence MNGSENAIELNGLTKSFPGVRAVDGLTFAVQRGEIFGLVGPDGAGKTTTMRMLAGVLAPDQGSATVAGFDLGRDAERAKHHLSYMPQRFGLYEELTVDENIRFYADLFGVPRREREERSAELLKAAGMAEFRSRLAGKLSGGMKQKLGLVCALIHTPEVILLDEPTNGVDPVSRRDFWRILYTLLNQGVTILTTTAYLDEAERCHRVALLHEGRMLFCDTPANLKASLPGAVLSIVCADPRPVRDLLAGMEGISTVMIVGDGLHLVVRDPQRMIPELRSRIAAAGLPCDAIEQVAPSIEDLFVEAVQGGQKERDSQGEGNHSDQGGER from the coding sequence ATGAACGGCTCCGAGAACGCCATAGAGCTAAACGGGCTCACTAAGTCATTTCCCGGCGTGCGCGCAGTGGACGGGCTGACCTTTGCCGTCCAGCGCGGCGAGATCTTCGGGCTGGTCGGCCCGGACGGCGCCGGCAAGACCACGACCATGCGTATGCTAGCCGGCGTGCTCGCCCCGGACCAGGGGAGCGCCACGGTGGCCGGCTTTGACCTCGGCCGCGATGCCGAGCGGGCCAAGCACCACCTCAGCTACATGCCGCAGCGTTTCGGGCTCTACGAGGAGCTCACCGTGGACGAGAACATCCGCTTCTATGCGGACCTTTTCGGGGTACCGCGCCGGGAGCGGGAGGAGCGTTCGGCAGAACTGCTCAAGGCGGCAGGGATGGCGGAGTTTCGCTCGCGCCTCGCCGGCAAGCTCTCCGGCGGCATGAAGCAGAAGCTGGGGCTGGTCTGCGCGCTCATCCACACCCCTGAAGTGATCCTCCTGGACGAGCCAACCAACGGCGTCGACCCGGTCTCCCGGCGCGATTTCTGGCGCATCCTCTACACCCTCCTCAACCAGGGGGTGACCATCCTCACCACCACTGCCTACCTGGACGAGGCCGAACGCTGCCACCGCGTGGCCCTTTTGCACGAGGGGCGCATGCTCTTTTGCGACACCCCCGCGAATCTCAAGGCGTCCCTGCCCGGCGCCGTCCTCTCGATCGTCTGCGCCGATCCGCGCCCGGTCCGGGACCTGCTGGCCGGGATGGAGGGGATTTCAACCGTGATGATCGTCGGCGACGGCCTGCACCTGGTGGTGCGCGACCCGCAGCGCATGATCCCGGAACTGCGCAGCCGGATCGCCGCGGCCGGGCTCCCCTGTGACGCCATCGAGCAGGTGGCCCCGTCCATCGAGGACCTGTTCGTCGAGGCGGTGCAGGGTGGACAGAAAGAGCGGGACAGCCAGGGCGAAGGCAACCACAGCGACCAGGGGGGCGAACGATGA